TAAGGACGCCTTCAGATTTCCTGGTAATAAATTCAAAGCTCAAATGAGAACTATCACACATTTCTAAGGCCGGATACCACGCCCATCCTGTTCCTCTGAAGCTCCTTGATGTTTGTTGGCACCTTGGACCAGTATAACCAGGTGGGCAAGAGCAAGTCAATCCGTATTTGCCTTCGATACATCTGCCGCCATTGTAACAAGGAGAGTTACGGCACGTTTCAGCTTGAGTGAAGTTTCTAGCTCCACAGGTACATTCCGCAATTACATCGACACGAACGCCAACAAGGGCTGTTTTGTTTGCATTGACCATATAGGGTAAGTTACTTATGTCCAGAACATTAGTACAAGAACCTTCACACATCTGATTTTCATATAAACATTCATCTATACCGACCATTGTTATATTGATACCCACAGCCCTTTCTATTTCTTCTCTGTGCATTAATACGATTCCATTTAACCTGATTGGTTTATAATAATGGGCGCCATGGGCAGAAAATCTCACATCAGTCACTGGAGGGTGTTTCTTTCTAAGCTGTACGCTAAATACATCAATATTTTCACGTTCAGTGTTCAATAAGTCTGCCAATTTATCTTTAAATTGTTCTAATTTACTTCTTGTGACGCTTAAACCCTTATAATTCCACACTCTAATGAAATCCTCATCAGATATTCCCGATATTCGTATTGATCCAGAATTGATTAAAGCCTCGTGAGATATTTCCTTGACGACCACGGTCACGTTAGCCGGCACGTCTGTTTGTGTATGTTTGCGGTCGTAAACTTTAAACTTAAGATGATATTTTCCTTCGCGTGTTTTATGCTTCATTTGTATCATACCAGTCTCTTCATTTAGTGTGAAGTTTGGATGTTCTGTACTTTCCCAAAAGAACTTTTTATCCGGCAAGTCCCAGTCATCTAGGTCATAAACGTATACTCTTCCTATTTCGGTATCTGGAGCTTGTCCTTGATAGTTGTAAACGAGTATTTCTTTTGAACCCGGTTGCATTTTATTATCGTTCACGTCACCAATTACTACAGTAAGAGTACTGGTTCCAGTCATAGCTGGGTTTCCATGGTCCTTGATTATGATGGGAATCAGGTATTCCTTCTGCTGTTCCCTATCGAACGAGCGCAGTGAAGACACAATAGCCATCCCGTCTCCATTAGCTCCCTTTTGATCTTGTTCAACTTTGAATGATGCTCTAATAATATCATCTGCACCAGGGTCCAGTCTGAATTGGAATGGCGGACCATTACTTTTGGATCTATCATCATCGTCTGTAGCTAAAATTTCAGCTACTTTCTTGGGAGTAATATGCTCTGTTAACACTGGTCTATAATCTTTTAAGAAGGTTGGAGCGTTGTCATTTATGTCTTGAACGATAACAGTCAATGTTGCGGTAGCTGTTCGCGGTGGCACGCCATCATCAATAGCCAGAATTTTAACTTGATGTCGGGGTGTATCTTCTCGATCCAAAGATCTTTGTATGCTAACAGTACCTTCTTGATTAATCGAGAATTGTCGTTTTCTGTCTGAAGACCTGTCGATGGCATATGAAACTTTACTTTTTCCACCTTGATCTGGATCGGTTGCTTTAAATGTTTCCAAACTTTTGCCAACTTCTGCATTTTCGTATACAGACACTTCTATATTAGCTCTTTCAAATTGTGGTTTATTGTCATTTATATCTCTAAGTTTAACTACTACCCACGAATAAGCTACATGATATTTATCGTTGTCATTATCTTCGCCTTTATCATTAACTTGTATTCTAAATCTGAACCCGTTACTTTGTAACTGATCTTCGTAGTCTAAAGGCTGTACAATTTTTAATGAGCCTGTGCCATCATTATTCCTAACCATCGTAAACTTATCAGCACCATATCCACTGTTCTCGATTACTTTATATTGGAATTTATTTGTTTCGTCTTCATCATGAACAGTGACAGTAAGAATAGGCATTTCAGGTAAATTAGTGCCATCAGTTTCATCAACTTCCGTAAACCATTCGTCTTTTGTAAATTGGGGTGGCATATCGTTTATATCTTTGACTCTTATAGAGGCAGTACCTGTACCCTTTAACCCCCCTCCATCCGAAGCTACAATTTGTATAGAATAGTCAGGAGTTCTCTCGCGATCTAAACAACAAACCGCAGTTTTTATAACTCCAGTTTCAGGTTCTATTTCAAAAATAGGGGAGCCCGTTTCTTCTTCGATTACATTTTTCTCTATGGAATACCACAGCTTGGCGTTATTACTTTCAGCCGGGTCATCGTAATCGATTGCGGTCATAGTCATAACAACCATTCCAGCTGTGCCATTTTCGGTCACATTGCCAAAGTAGACCCCTTGAGGGAAAATGGGCGCGTTATCGTTGATGTCTTTAAGGTTAACTTGAACATCAGCATATCCTACGAGACCTTCGCCCCCTTCATCTTGAGCGAATACTGTGAATCTCCATTGCGGCCTCCCATTAGGTTGATCGCGGTCTAGAGGCTGTAAATAAAGTTCTAGATAAAATATCACATCTCGTAATAATACACTTACCTATCTGCATTCAAATAACATTGTAATGTTCAGATTTCTCACAAAACCTCATATAGTTGTGGGAAAATATTACGTGAAAATTCTAGAATTAGTTCTTTGAATCCCCAAAGTGTGATTAACATTCAGCGGACGCTCCAGTTTTCTCGTTACAGAAATATCTGTGTTCAGGTTATGACACaaatggaacgcaataaatgtgTGATTGCATTGTGCATGCAAAGCACGCGCCGTCCTGTTGTAGGCTATCTCTGCTCTCTAGTTCATATGTTTACGAAACCTGTTTTCATATGTTCGTGAAATGTGCTTAAATCTAATGAAATTTGAAAGCTTACTTTAAGGACGAATATCTCTCCAGTGGTGCGGTTGATATCGAACTTGCTATTTGCTGGATTGTCCGGGTCAATGCCCTGACCAGTGAGGAAGTACACGATGTTCTGCTGCCTGTCCTTGTCACCATCTGTCGCAGTCACCTGTTATATAacagtaatattaataaaaatcttGTACTTATTAGAAATTCTCAATCGGAAGTATTATCTTGCATATCCTGATGTTTACGTGTTACTATTCTTACTTGTACTAAATTAATATAGATATAATATTGTGTTATGTAGAAACGTTGAACATCTAATGTAATTGCACATAATGTCTAATACCTTTACACGGGACCGTACCCTAAGTACCCATAAGAGAAGGTATTAAGTTATATTCGAAACTTAGCCTTTGTTTTGTTTAGTAATATTCAATGGGTAACACTCTTGGGAACTATAAGGGAACTACCCCGAGGCTACTTtgtaatgtaatgaatgttgtATATTGATTGAGCAAACAAAACAAGTAAATTGGAAATAAAATGTATCAACACGTATGTACGTTGCCTCAACAAGTTATACGCAAAATAAACAGGTGCTAAACCATTCGACCGTGACGCTCTCTAACCACGGTGAAATGGTTAACAgtgtacctaattattatttgatAAATCTAAAGTTGGATCAATACCTGTTAATATGAAGCTTGTTACCTGGACAGTTCGACACTAAACTACTCAAAGTAGCTAGAATATGAATTACTATTTTAGCGACGAGATGCCGCGGAAGTTTGCCGAAGTTATGAACCCGCCAAACACTCCAGATTGTTTgtggcggcggcagcggcgtgCGGTGTGCAAGCCGCGCGCTAGGTATTACAAAGTTCCTTCTTTTTAAGTGTCGCACAAAGAAAGTCGCCAGCTTTATGACGTAAAGACGGCAAAGTAAATTGGTCACATGGAGCACTGCAAAACTACATCCAGCAAAATATTACAcgaatattaaaattacaaaaatctcAGTCGACATTACGTtgacaacatttttattatcataatggaATCGCTTGCACAAAGAAAGCTTTTAAGTGTATAGAGTGTCCAATTACGGAGCACTGGTAGGAGCAGGAGAAATGAAGAGGGTCGACGTTTGCGTAATTACGCGGATCATTTGCGAATCTTCCTTCAATTATAAAAAAGCTTATCACTACAAGCGTCTGACGACGAAGGCTTTGCGCTCATTGTGAACGACATTTTATATAATTGAGTATATAAAAATGTCAAGGAAAGCTATTTTTGTGCCACTTTTATTGCCTCTGGTTCGGGAGTCTAGTTTGCCTTTTCATTTTATCCTTATTAagatgtttatgtattatgaatGTCGGAATATTAGAGTTAGTTCAACACATCGTTATGCAAATGAGACGTAACATACTTAGCTCAAGATTAGAAAATTATCACTTCGCTTTTCAATAGCACTTAAAAAtcaccatatttttttttaattttgtctcAAGAAATACCTACAAATCTATGTATAGCGGTTATTATAggcttattttaatattaatgtcTGAAATCTATTGACCAAGCCGAGGATTTCAATATGTTACTTACAATAGTTAAGTTAagtaataattatcattatccGCCTCCATATTCAAGTTCGGTGTTACCATTTAGTGCTAATAAGAAgtagaattataaattatttaaaacaatattgtaCCGAGGTATCCACCTATTTAAAGATCTTAGTAATTTAGGTATTTACTACCTCTCTAATAATACAAAGTTTAGAACAAAGGCGAAGTTTCTTGAATTAGGGacgtttaaaattaaattaaaatagatTTAGGAAAAGCTAAAAATAATGGTTCTACATATATTACAATAAAGTGTGTACAGTAATAATGGGAAAGTCTGAAGGCTCCATTCGAAGATAAACGTGCATTTATTTGAATTACTTAGAAGCGCACACGTCAAACCAAATACCAAGTAATAACTACTCAAAGCGCATGTTagttaattaaatacttaccaaGCTTTAAAGCATCGGCAGAGTTTCTAATTAGGAGCATTATATTACCTCATATTATGTAGTACAAAGAGATCGTTGCCTCACTACGTACATTGTCCGTAATACTTATTAACTACCATCTGTtctactttatataaaaagacCTTGTTACATAGTTGCCTTTGTCGTCGGCTAAAATGATTAACGAACTTAAATAAGTAACGAAGCCATCATTCAGTGAGTGGATTGATCATCCATTCGCTCAGTAATCAAAGAACGGATGATAGTTTAATACTATTGATTATACAGAATCTCGTTAGTGGAGGAGGCTCGAACATTCAAACAACTGGGTTGGCTGTTAGCCCAGACTGTTCCACCAAGTGGATTGAAGTATGCTAGATGCCCGTTTCGATTGAGGAAGGTAGGCTTTCAGGTTCAGTAACGgaacaaaaatttaaataaaaataaaggaataTGGAAGGATATCAGAGAAAATAATAGAGATAAAGAAATTATAAAAGAAACCATATTTAACATTAATTGCGTTCTGATTCGGTTCTATGAACGTGTGAGCTTTGAAACGAAAGAACAAATCTGATACCTAGTTGTAGTTAACTTTTATAACATCCAGTGAATATGAACCGTTATTATTAATACTTACTAgtctaaaattttaatttaaatttattcatttatatcaGACAACACAATAGTCCATAGATgcgtatttaaataataaccTTAATAACTCGCCACcatcactaaaaaaaaaactaaataaaaatattaaaaataaaaaaaaaaacctgtatcAAGGAATGGGGAAAGGGGCCGGTTTCTTCTAGCGCCTGCGTGACGTACTGGCTACGCGTGAACCGCGGCGGTAGATCGTTGACGTCGAGCACGCGCACCACCACGCGCGTAGAGTTCTCGTTGCGCCCGTCGGATGCCACCAACACCAGCTCGTACTGCGCACACGCATACTTTAGCAAACCATGCTGCTACATGCATACTTACGTGATCGAAAACAGTCTGATCTTGGAAGTAAtcgaagaaataaaattaacatctaAATAAAATAGGAGGGAAgggaaataataaaacacaaaaatgaaaattacTGTTTTCTCCAATATTTCAGTCTAATCTACTCGAGATACATTAGCAATTCTGGCCCATAAAAGTGATTTGGCACGATAAGCCGCGACACAATTTCACTGCCCGTTGTACGCAGAAGCTAGCGGCAATAAATCATATCGATACCGCAAGTTTTATTTTTGCCGGTTTGTTTTATACGAATTTATGTAATTATCTCTTGAAAAGCAACACAGAAAATGTTTTAGCGAAGGCCAACCACGGATTAATCGCACTGGGAGCACAGAAGTTAATTTATGCGGCGCGAAGAACTTTACTTTTGGGGTTGGTGTAATAATTGAAAAGTACAACTTTGAACGCGTGCTCGCGGCGAACTCGCGCCCACTCCACGCAGTTCTCGTCATTATCGTTACAAAAATGGAAAAAGTCGGGTTTTACTTtaaaatttattcaaaaatgcTTCGATCGCTTCTGTGGTTTCAAATGTTTGAAGAACATTATCATAGCGGTCTCTGTATTACGCGAACCAGTGAACTTTCGTCGTTTGTGTAAGAAAACTTTGCACCGAACGGACGATTTCGACGTGAATACTTATTTATCATCATAATGACGTTGACGGACGATTAAACATAAATGGAAATGTGTTTAGGAAAATGTTGGAAAGGTACTTGTGTATAAGTGTATTTATGAACATAAAGctcttgttttaaataaaaaatgtggttgctgaaataagaaaacaattAGACAGTGCAGCCCGTAGCGGTGCTCTCCGACGAAGGCACTCCTCGCTGTAAAGTTGCAGACCCGCAATAAACAAGTTGGATGCAAATACAACGACATAAAAAACAACAACGACAACAAGACGAACACTAGCAGCGCAACAAAAACAAGACTACGAcgaaataaaacatttctacaGTGCCACAAACGTAACGCGTTCATGCCATGCAAAATCGAACAAAATATAACGGTCAACTGGAGATCTTATCACTCCAAGCGATTCTTTTTTGTGACCATGCGGTTTGAGGGTCCAATAAAGAATCGTATGTGAGTGCGTGGTCTGGGGCGGACCTGTAGGACACGTTTTGGTAGGTTGCGGTCGTCCTCCTCAGTGATCTGCGTACGGTAGGTGGGCCGCTCGAACACGGGTGGGTTGTCGTTCACGTCCTTCACGTGGATCACCACCGTCGTGTAGTTCTCCTTCAAGTTGTCCGACGCGGCCAGCTTCAGCTCGTACTGTCACCCAACACAACGTCAGTACAAGGCTAACAGCTACCTACGTACACCACAATGCTAAAGCAGTCGACTGccatcatttttaaaatacctacctatttaatttaaaaattgaacCCAATTTTTGTTTTACCGACTGCGGAAattgttgtaaataataaaagttacCTCTCCTGGATTTCGTTATTACGTTATTACGGTGCCCTTCATAATTCGAAAAGTTCTTAATTTACATTGACCGTAATTAACTTTCATAATTCGTCCGAAATAACTGGAAATAAAAATGTGATCTTAAAAAATGGTCGTTTCTGAAGTGAAAGCAAATAAtgaagtaggtaatttatttttagctgTCGTTGTTGcacgaaaatatattttatccgGGCTGTAAAAAGAAGCGCGTAGTATGTATACTTTGAGGGCGTTATTAGCCAGATGGGTTCAGCTCGCGATGTAATTGAAACCAAAAATTTTCCGCGTCAACAATTGCCTTTCAAAATAGAGAGCGAGTGTTGCGACCCCGGGGAATTATTGGTGTCATCTGTCAGTGTCGGCAAGTAATTTCCTCAGCCGGGTGGGAAATGTTTGTTTCAAAAGTCATCTCACGCATATTATACAAGTTAGAGTGCTGCAATTTTCATCAGACAGCGTAGAGTTGTTTCGATTTCCCTAAACGGCGGagttaaaaacgtaataaattgCCCCACCATAGACATAGAGTGCTGAATTAGACAAGTCCGCGTATGAAGAGTACGAGTGCCTAGCTATTAGGGAAGCCTTTAGCCACAGGTGAGACTAGGTTGTGGGTTAATGAATACCGAGGAAAATCCTGGTTTACTCATAGAGCCGAGAGAGCTTAGGCAGGTCCGCTATACGGGCTTGTAGGCGGTGTTTCCAGTTTGTTTAGTAGCATGTAGGTGCCTTACCAGTTGAAAGGGGCTGCACAATAAACAAGAAAGGCTTATTAGGCAAGGGctatttacgtttatttatGGGTTTTAATcgtttaatttcaaaattattgaGAATGCCGTCATAATTCACCATCAGCAGGTTATATTTCAGCGTCGGGATGTAGGTACTTTGCATTCGAGAGAGGATTCTCCAACGATTAACGGCAAGAGGCGCTCGGGGTAAACTGGTTTACGTCCATTAAAGCTTCGTGAGAATCTGCAGTTTAATAGCGATACAGCCTTGAAGCAAACTACGTCGGCTCGTTTAAATGGGCATTAAagattaaattatttatctCGGGAAAGTTCGATGAAAGTTGGTAACAAAGAGGCTCTCTGGAAGCGCTGCGCAGTCCGCAGTCGCCTCAGCTCGCAGCGGGCTTAACTGAAACTCGCCTATGGGCAAAGAGAGTAAAACTCTTTTGTTTCAACATTTAACGCTGTTTATTTTAACGCGATGTTCAAAGGGTGATTAATCCTCCTTTAACCCAACCCATCTCTATTCTAAATTAGAAATTGcgaatttaaaatattcttaaaatattttaaggaaATGGAAAACGTATTGCAGCTATTTGTTTGAACAAGGCGTATTCAACGGTCTGTAATCAAATCGAATACGTACTTAATGGTatagtttaaatatttaattgattttatgtAAAGTAGTCAATAAATTAGTGGAATGCTATAATACATTTTGGCCGAATATTTACGTATTTTGTAGTACATTACTAATTATTCAATTTGAAAAAGGATCTGCACATAACACACgtctctatatttttatttatttatttattcatttatatcaGACAACACAATAGTCCATAGATGGTTAGTTAAGAGTGTGAGTAACAATTCAACTTATAGCTATGTTAGTATTTATTAGTAGCTAAAACAAATTAcgttattatgaatatttatttaacattatttattatttcctatCGCCACCTGTATCCAGTGATGCTGGATGGGACAATCAAACCGAGCCGCTATCATTTTAAAACCGACGACGCGTTTCTAAATTCGTGGCtaactttgcaaactgacgtatctgcaatattttgctaaaataatttgtgtcttattgacaatagcaaaaggagCAAATTAGATTCGCCAGAAATTTTAGATATGTCAGTTAGCGACGTTAGCGACGAATTGTTGCTTGGGGCTTAAAACCCCGTAGGTACAGGCGGAAAAAGTCCACGAGAGCTTTTAAATACACAATGTAGTTAGAACGGTTTTGGTTTCGATTTGTTACCGCGTTTATTCTGCACTCGGCGCTATCAACCTTATCAAGGCACATGGGGCctatttatcataaaaaataaaacttcgtTTGTTTCAAAATTGCTATGTAAACATTTTCTTCTTCGTATAAGAAAAATCGAATTCATTGTCTAATGAAATTCTCAATGTGCCCTTTCCagtagaaaaagtaaaaaaaaactgtcaaacCTGAGTTATTAAACTCAGGTTTGACTTTAATAGACGTTGCTTTGCGGGGCCAATACAGAGTATATACGTCCAGGACGggctttattaaaaacaaagtgCATAATATACATGGGACGACATTTTGCATTGTCATACTCGGCACATGTTGTTGTTCCGATGTTATTGGCTGTCAGTGTCATAGAGTCACCAGGTGTGAATGCAATGTGCTCACTATTGCTACCCATTTTCCAGAAAAATGTACCAACAATAAATAAGTCGGGAAATATGAATATCAACACCAGACAATACAGCTACCTATATTGACTAGATGACGGAACATTTGACTTTTTGATTTTAGAACTAGTTTGGCAGTCGATATATTTCTGCTGAACCTATCCGTATAGTCGAGTTCAATACAAAGTGATAGTTGACAGTGTCGCATGCAAATAAAGGTGCTTACCCGTTTTCTGGTTTCGTAGTCGAGAGCGCCCGCCACATATATCGCGCCGGTCATATTCTTGACGGCGAAGGCGCCGCCTATGTTCCCGCTCGTGATCTCGTATCGAATACGCGACGctgcaataaaaataagcatTGTAAACACAAGGTGCACGGCACACGAATAAATATGATAAACTTGTCATAAAAATACAGTGTCAACAATAAGGTTAACCGAGTAGGAAAGAGAAATAGGCTTAGTATCTTCATAGAATGAGTGACAAGTCTACATCATCTAGTcttttgtgatttttcaaaaaggcgttaAAGAAGTTTTCACTAAAGTCAACGATAAGCCTCTTATAGCAGTTCTATTATTTGCGGGATAAGTTCGTGAAAGGGAATCACAAAGTCACCAACAAGTGGTGAAAAGGGctaattgtttttattgctATTTACACAGTGAACATATACATTTCATGTATACCTACAGGTATTCATCAGAGCTGTTAAACACAGAAACGATGGCATTATAGGATTATCTTCAAATGACTGGTTTCGTATTGCGCTTCTCGTTTTCGACTGACAGTCAAAGTTGAAAGCAGATATAAAGATAGGAAACTTAAATGAcagtacaattataataacaatgcaTACTTAAAGTAAATGACTATAGGGATATCGATGATTGAATATTACTGTCTCAGGTGTACGTCATGCATATCTACAGTCTAGATAGTCAGATAGGGACTAATACCAAAGAttcaagagaaatgtgtcagatCCGCAGCAAATGGAAATCCGTAGTCTCTGTCTCTGTTTACTCCTACGGGAAATTGACGAGAGTTTCAGAATGAACCgtttgttgaataaataattttaacagctaataagtaagtatagtgGAAAGTTTTTAGAGCAAGACTTGAGATATTATTTGGTTTCGACAGATAagagcattgatgtataatatggtAAGAGACATTTGAAGATTCTAAAACGATTTTGTGTAATATCTCTGAATagcatataatataataattctgAATATGCAActttaaaaacactttttttaaaatgGTAATGTAGTACCGAGCTTGTGGTGTTGTAATGATCtgttttcaaatatttattcaatatcgATTCTTAACCCGTACAATTCTATCTCGCAAATTCATTCTTTGATTGTTAGAAGAATTTGAAGATAAGTAAATAAAGGTAAAAACAAGTATCAAATAAAATGCGATACTGCAAAATAAGCCAagtaaatatcaagtaaaatGCCTGCCATGTAAATTCTATTTGTTACGGGGATAACTCACTGAACGTGATATTCGTAAAATAGAACTTTCAATAATAACGCTAAAACTTCACGTCTCGCGTCACACTGACAGCATGAAATATCATACCACTTTCCATTACCGTAGGTACTCATAAATTGAGAAGCGCGAATAAAAAGACCTATAGAAAACCCTAAGATTTACGACATCTTTCCTCACAGATTTACCTGTATCATGTGaactaaatatataataattttgctAGGTATACATTTACAGAAAACACAACTCTCTAGCCAAACTCTATGATTTCGATTTGTACCCGAGATGCAATATCAACTTGTGTAATTTCGAATAGTACTATacagtatacctacctaccgtcGTACCTAGTAGAGGTACCAGTTAAAACTTTCTGTATGACTTGGGGAGGCTGGGCTGGAGACCGGAAAGGGTTTTCCGTTTATCTCGcttaaatagtaagtaattggATTTCTATTATAAGTAATGGTCACAGTTTGTAGATAAGAAGCCGGCGAGTTAGATGGGGCCGAGATGGGCTATGATTGTCAGAAGATTGCTTTCATTTCGGGCGGGTCCGTAATCTCAGGGCGCTTTTTTTGTAAGTCAAAGGCTGATGTGTATTATCTCATTACGACGGGAAGGCAGTGTAAGTAGTGTACGTAACGGAGCTATAAGGACGGCAATATAGAGGCCACGTTGCGTCCTAAAAGGATGAAGGAAAACCACAAAAACTTGTCCGTCATCATCAAAAACTTGATTCGCAATAACGAGCACGTACATTCAAGGCTTTTTGGGGATGGACTACATAATCTACCTCATAAGGAATATTTATTAACGCGAAGCAGAttattcttaaataaataatgttaagtaatttaattcttTATCTCACACTAAGCTACTTTATTGCAGGAAGTTTATGAAAACCGTTGCacatttataagtaatttaattacccaGTAAGTAAagtgtattataattatctcGTAATACACAATATTATTTGAATATGATCTAATGTTACGAACTTAAAACATAATGGAAGATTGTAAAAGagaaacatattatattttacgcGTCACAGAAACAGGTGTGCTAACCTGATCGGATACTTTGTTGATCCCATGGGATCTAAACTTGCGTGCGACCCttagatataaaatattttatgaagttTATATAAGAAAAAACTTCTGCCATTCTTTGTGTTATACGTGTAattcaaaaagaaatattatcaCGATAGAACATTAAATAAAGTTAACGTAATGAAGTATTGTACCATTATTCTTTACTAAGGCGGGTTagaccattttgtttttgtggATTATGCAAACACAAGTGATCCCGATCTGGTGTTCGAGGCAAAGTTCCCATCGTACAAGGGTGTGAACGTCTAATCAAATTATCCTTTGAACACACGGGTAAACCAATAATGATAGATTGGACCGAAGGTTGCTCTCCTATTGGGGATTTGCCATTGAACCTTTCCATTATAAATGGGTTTCATTACCGACAGCAGCGCCTTGGGAGTAAGATTAAACTTTAAAATTACAGTTACGCAAGGGTCTGGATTTTCGATGccattttaaagttttattcgCCACAAagattcataatattataattttgttgatCCGAGACTAGCTAAGAAGatgatagaagaaaaaaagTGATGTTAAACTAGTACCTATTTCACGATTCC
This portion of the Pectinophora gossypiella chromosome 1, ilPecGoss1.1, whole genome shotgun sequence genome encodes:
- the LOC126367591 gene encoding neural-cadherin isoform X7, which translates into the protein MANSADLGLLAASLLRLIIVTKFIRIGIADKNDNPPYFDKELYEAEVDENEDIQHTVLTVTAKDHDESSRIRYEITSGNIGGAFAVKNMTGAIYVAGALDYETRKRYELKLAASDNLKENYTTVVIHVKDVNDNPPVFERPTYRTQITEEDDRNLPKRVLQVTATDGDKDRQQNIVYFLTGQGIDPDNPANSKFDINRTTGEIFVLKPLDRDQPNGRPQWRFTVFAQDEGGEGLVGYADVQVNLKDINDNAPIFPQGVYFGNVTENGTAGMVVMTMTAIDYDDPAESNNAKLWYSIEKNVIEEETGSPIFEIEPETGVIKTAVCCLDRERTPDYSIQIVASDGGGLKGTGTASIRVKDINDMPPQFTKDEWFTEVDETDGTNLPEMPILTVTVHDEDETNKFQYKVIENSGYGADKFTMVRNNDGTGSLKIVQPLDYEDQLQSNGFRFRIQVNDKGEDNDNDKYHVAYSWVVVKLRDINDNKPQFERANIEVSVYENAEVGKSLETFKATDPDQGGKSKVSYAIDRSSDRKRQFSINQEGTVSIQRSLDREDTPRHQVKILAIDDGVPPRTATATLTVIVQDINDNAPTFLKDYRPVLTEHITPKKVAEILATDDDDRSKSNGPPFQFRLDPGADDIIRASFKVEQDQKGANGDGMAIVSSLRSFDREQQKEYLIPIIIKDHGNPAMTGTSTLTVVIGDVNDNKMQPGSKEILVYNYQGQAPDTEIGRVYVYDLDDWDLPDKKFFWESTEHPNFTLNEETGMIQMKHKTREGKYHLKFKVYDRKHTQTDVPANVTVVVKEISHEALINSGSIRISGISDEDFIRVWNYKGLSVTRSKLEQFKDKLADLLNTERENIDVFSVQLRKKHPPVTDVRFSAHGAHYYKPIRLNGIVLMHREEIERAVGINITMVGIDECLYENQMCEGSCTNVLDISNLPYMVNANKTALVGVRVDVIAECTCGARNFTQAETCRNSPCYNGGRCIEGKYGLTCSCPPGYTGPRCQQTSRSFRGTGWAWYPALEMCDSSHLSFEFITRKSEGVLIYNGPIVPPEPEEIMVSDFISVELERGNPRLLIDFGSGTLELRVKTKKSLDDGEWHRIDIFWNTENVRMIVDYCKSADIQEMEDGTPPEFDDSTCQATGTIPPFNEYLNVNSPLQVGGLYIEHFDPTHYHWQYMPIGKGFDGCIRNLIHNSKLYDLAHPGLSRNSVAGCPQTEEICNQADTTSRCWEHGTCVGSFSEARCQCQPGWTGPSCNLPTTPTSFRPQSYVKFALSFEPDRFSTQIQLRFRTREPHGELFRVSDQHNREYGILEVKDARLHFRFNLNSLRTEERDVWLNSVAVDDGQWHIARVSRYGSAATLEIDGGEGRRYNETFTFEGHQWLLVDKQEGVYAGGKAEYTGVRTFEVYADFQKGCLDDIRLEGKHLPLPPAMNGTQWGQATMARNLDRNCPSNSPCINVHCTEPFVCVDLWNEYECTCGEGLVLSPDGKGCVDKNECLYFPCRNGGSCVNREPGYRCHCPEGFWGENCELVQEGRTLKLSMGALAAILVCLLIIMILVLVFVVYNRRREAHIKYPGPDDDVRENIINYDDEGGGEDDMTAFDITPLQIPIGGPLPDHAPGKIPYPLMGVGLGVGPMGVGVVGPPGVGVPLPAETNVGMFIEEHKRRADSDPNAPPFDDLRNYAYEGGGSTAGSLSSLASGTDDEAHEYDYLGAWGPRFDKLADLYGPDMDEQL